The sequence TCCCTATAGTTCTGGGTGGGGTGGGTCAAAACAAAGTCTCGAGCTGTACCAGGATCAAGCAGCACAGCTCAGCCATGATCCTTTTACCacttttttcttctgtccttgAGACTCTAATTAAAgcactggatttttaaaaatcacccttGTAAATATGCACACATTTGTCTATAGTTGAGGAAATTGTGCCGTTGAAGTCCATTCTTGGACATGGAGTTAAGAAACCCTGGTTTGAGAAAAAGCCCCAGTGAGACAGCAGGAATCCTTTTACCATACAACCCTCAACTAGTTTAGTGTGCTCAAGCTCAAATAACCAATCCCATCAAGTGAAAAGAATGGCAGCAGGGAGAAGGCCTGGCTCACTGAGGCTCTCAGCATTAGTTTCCTCTACCTCTTGTGTCTCACAGGTGCACATATGTACAGCATATCAAAGTGTTGAATGTCatgagaataaaatatgaaaactactTTGCTGAATGATAGTATGTGATGTGTGCTAGGACTTCTAGAAGCCACCCTTTGCTTTGCTGTTCATTGGGATCATGGAATCGGACCTCAGCTGGTTTTGCCTCAGCACTTTCTTTCACAAAATTATGTGTGACTGCCTCCTCCAGACTGTTTCCTGCTGATAGGGGCAGTTTAATAGCCTTCTTCCTGTGTGGTATCTGCAACAAAATCCCAATGAATGTCaccaagaaggaaacaaaggattGCCCAGCGATGAGAaatgtccctggtgccaaaacaTCAGTTTGCCCCTAACCTCTTGTGCAATACCTTTAAGTCCAGGTCATGTTGTTACCATTTGGGGGTTTGCGGATTTGTTTACTTGTGCCcaagaatggagaaaataacCTGTACTATTGTACAACTCTGGCTCCATGGCTCCTCACAAATGTTCCATGTGAGATATAAACATCTTTATCCTCGACAAGTCATGTTCATTCCAAGAAACCAGTCTTTGTTCTTAATTGGACATTTGTTTCTGCAAACAGCTTACCATACATTCAattccaaagttatcagaaacctacACTCTTATCTCACAAATTTAGAGGTGTGGTAGATCATCTCCAAAGATGGCCACCAACAGTTGCTCTCATCCTCTGTGCACGTGCTATTTCCAATAAGgtctatttttttctacagtGAGGGCTGAACTTGTGACTTGTTTTGACTAATAGGATATGGAAGTGATATTTTGGCAGCTTCCACTTTTGCTCTTGAAAATAAGCTGACACGTTTCCAAACGAGAAGCTTGGGCTAAATTACTGAATGGTGAGAGACGATGCATAGGAGAACCAAGGTGCTCTAGTCAcagcactaaaagcccagacttgtGTCTCTTGAAGGTTTCAACCCCGCCAGACTCCCAGCTGAACGCACCCTCATGAGTGGCCCTTGCTGGTACCACATGACACTAAAGACATCTAGCTGAGTCCTGTTAACCCAGAGAATTATGAGAATACTGTTTTAACCACACGTTTTGGAATGGTTTGATACATGGCAATGGAGAAGTGAAACAAGGGGACTTCGGAAACTAAAGGGCTGGAATTCAGTTTGCCTTGTAGGTTGATTGGAAGCCAGATGTGCCTAGAGGAAGGCTACCACCTTGTGCAATTCCAGGGGACACTGTTTATGTTCCGTGTAAATGGCAGCCTCAGTTCACCTCATTTGGTTATTTATCGTGTCTTCGCTGTCAGTCAAATTGCTTCTGAGATAACTGGCTGGCCTTGGAATTCTTAGCCACCTCCTTAAGCGGATCAGGAAAACTGAAGAATATCcttctgtatgtatgtatgtatttattgattgatcgatttatgagacagggtctccttctgtcacccaggctggagtgcagtggtacgatcacggctcactgctgcGTCGCCTTCCCAGGCtccagctatcctcccacctcaacctccagagtagttgagaccacaggcgtgcactaccacgcccggctacctttttgtattttcagtagagacgaggtttcgccgtgttgcccaggctggttcaagcggagctcaagcaatcagcctgcctcggcctcccaaagtgttgggattacaggcatgagccgctgcgcccaacCTTCTTCTGCTGTCGAGATACTGCTCATCACCTGCCTGCTCCAGAATTCATGTGGCTTCTCATTGCTCAATGGATTAAGTTCATGTTTATCCTGGCTTTCAAGTCTTTCCGTAAGCTGACTCAACCTACATAGCTTTCATCATTCCCTTACACATAACCTCAACGTGCAACAGGATTAGTCTATTATTCCCTTTCTTGTGTTTACTGAGAAAGCCTCCACTTCAACGTTCCATGAAGTGTGTTCCATTAAATACCAAAGTATAGGCAAAAAGTTCTGTggtcaaataaatttggaaaacacagagtgtttccaaagttagtatcaggccaggcatggtgggaggatcacttgagcccaggagttcgagaccagcctgggcaacatagggagacccaatccctacaaaaaaattagttgggcatggtggtgtgcacccgtagtgccagctactcaggaggctgaggtaggaggatcacctgagcccaggaagtcaaggctgtggtcagctgagatcccaccagtgtgctccagcctgggtgacagagcaagaccctgtctcaaaaaataaaaaaataaagataataccaGTATGTTTCTTGACTTGAAGATTTCCCAAAACCTTCAGTAGGCTAATGGGTGTTGGAGTTTTCCAAGAAGACACAGGATGTAACATTTCCTAAAATGATTTGATCTGGAAGGAGCCTCTTGGACTGGTGTCCTGGGTAGGGCTTTTGGAAATGTTTCTTTCCCACCCGAATAGGCCCCTAATTCTGCTTGAGACTTGTCTGAACTATCATGGCATAGACCAAGTGTGGGGCTTGATGTATGTGAAGTCAAGCCACCGTAGCCTAAATCCTGGCTGTCATTTCCTTTGTAACTTCAAGCAAATGGCTTATCCACATTGGCAGAATGGGGATAAAATTGTGGAAAATTCTCTTGCAGTGCTTGCCATGTATTCATTCATGTAGTCAGTAAACAAGTTCTGCTGTGTCCACCATCTAAGGTGGGAATTAGTTGAGTCTGGGGAACCAGTGGTAAGCCCTGTCTAAAAAAGGGCCTTTATCATGGGAGCTGAAAGATGAGTTAGCAGGATGGGGGCAATATGGAGTAGAGGGACTGGGGCAGTGTCCAGATCCCAGAGCAGGCCAGCAtttggtgtgtgtgtctgagagagCCTGGTGGCGAGTGTGACAACACAGAGGAGAGGGATTAGAGAGCACGGGGCCCTGGAGGTTTCTGCAAGAATGTCAAGTGTATGCTAGGACACCGTTGGACTGTGGCCGACAAGGAATGGACGCGATCctatttcccattttaaaatgtcactctCTGGTGGACAAACGCTGGGGGTGGCTGGCTGGCAGGAGGGTGGAAAGCAAGGAGGTCTGCCAGGAGGCTACTGCCCTCCAAGACAAGGGAGGAGGGTGGCTGCTACCAACAGTGACAAGATGGCAAGTAGTAGGTGGACTCAAGATGGATTGTGGAAGGTTCATCAGCTAGGGGATAATGAGTTAGGTGTGAGGAATTGAGGGGAACTCCCAGGTTTGTAGCTGGGTGTGTGGAGGTGCCGTTTGTAGAGATGCGGAAGATGGTGAGGAGTAGTTTTGGGGCAGTGGATCAACAGTTCAGTGTATGGACAGGTTGAGTGAGAACTTTGGGACGTGTTCAGTAAGTAGCAGCTGCTACTATTTATTTCAGTTACTTGTATTAAGTTTGGCTCTCTAACGAgactccttgaggacaggaaatGTGAGTCCGTCACAATGCTCTCCAGGGACCTctcatgtgccaagcactattgtTGGCGCTGAGGGCACAAATATAATAAGATGTGGTCTGTGTTATTCCGAAACCCTGTTTTGCAGGGGAGGTAAATCATTAATTATAACATCAACATTGTAACATACAGGAAGTGCTGAATGAAAGAACTTGTAAGGCATTTCGGGAATGCCAAGGAGGGAATGGACGAGTGTTTCCTGGGCTGGAAAACCTTTACAGAGAAATGGATCTTGGCAAAGAATTCACTCACCAGGATGGAAAGAATGGCATGTGCAGAAGCCAGAAGCAGGAGTGAACGTGGTGAGCTTGAGAAAGATAGGACTGGGGAGCAGAAGGCGGAATTTGCGTCCGTTAGTACATCTTGGCTCTCCTATAATACTGTGAGGTCTTCAAGGGCAAATTCCAATCTCACACTTCATTCATATCCCCAGTCCCATCGGAGTTCCTAGTGAAATGCTGGCACATAGATGAAACTGTTTGGTGAGTTCACTTTTTTCCTAAATGTCCCCGACTTCAAACACAAGAATGAGGTCTTCAGCCCTCTTTGCTGGTGCTTTGAGTTGGGTTATTGCAGTGAACCACCTCTTGGCACCTCGCCggtggctgggtggggtggggcaggcacCGGGGATGCCTGGTGGGTTAGGAGGTTAGGAGTGGGTGAGATGGGAAGTACATTAACTGGAAAATTCTGCAGCAGTGTCAGAGTTCCAAGGAGGAGGCTTGCACTGGCCCCCACTCCCATATTCATTGCTGGACATGATGGTAAGGTGTGAAGATGGAGAAAACGGGGCCCTGGGGTTTATTAGGGTCTCACAGTGAATAGTCAGTCTTGGGAGAGAGACTACCTCACTACAGGTTAAGTGCAAGGACTCTTCCTGCCTATGCTGGTGCCATTTGGCCTCCTCCTTGCAGCCACCTTTGTTGTCTCTAAAGCCTTTTCTGGCACCCACAGGAGGGTCCTGCCCTCTGTACCAGCACGCCTGCTTCcccctccaggctggagtgcagtggtgcgatcttggcttacaacacccacctcccgggttcaagcgattcttctgcctcagcctcccaagtagctgggactacaggtgcacgccaccatgcccagctaatttttatatacttagtagtgatggggtttcactatgttggccagacaggtctcgaactcctgacctcgtgatctgcctgcctcagcctcccaaagtgctgggattacaggcatgagccaccgtgccccgcccccTTCCTTTTAAACATagcccagctcccagctccctCCACCTGCCTGCAAAGAATCAAACACCCAGAAAAACTCctaacctgttttcttttttttttagagagagggacACAGAAGCTAAATGCTTTGTAGCCTAGTGGATTAATGAGCCTCCTTTACTGCTGGACCCACACACAATTCCCAGTGCATTCCTTGGTTCAGCACCTCCACATTTAGGACCTAGGTTTGCCTCCAGGATTTCATGCTGGCTCATGTGCTGCTTTCTAAGGGGTCCTCTGTGTCCCACCTGCCTATAAACTGCTAGTGCAGGGACAGTTGCCTCCTCAGTCTGGGGCTCCCTGAGGTTGGGAGCTGTTTTGCTCTTCTAAGGTGCTCAAGAATGGGGCTGTGTCTTAATCACAAGGCAGTTAGTTGAAGGGTCACCTTATACAAGACAACTGAATAACCTGGGACCCTGTTCTCTGAGTCAGGAGACACATGGATTTGAGCCCTTGAGATCATGTCTGTGAGTAGGGAGAGGGTGTCTTCTTTCAGGCTGGGGCTTCAGAGGACCCTAAAGGGAAGAAAGACCCCTTGTTTTCAAATCCCTTCCCTTCCAAAATGCCTGCAATACCTTCCCATCCCGTCGTGGGCTCTTTCCTGTTTCTGTCATTCTTACCTGTGTCCCAAGCCTGTTTTCCCACCTGGGGGTAGGACCAGGGCTGTTCAGTATTTCTCTGCGATTCTGCAAAAGGGCTCTTGGCCTGTTGACATACCAGTGAGGCCACTGAACAGACTACAGAGCCCAGGCCATTCCTGCCCTCTGCTGTGCACCAGAGAAGGAGCCATTCACTGGTCactcatttattgagtgcctactgtgtgctaggcacagGATACAGAGTGTGCGAGTCTCCTCACTGCTGTGCAGTGAGATGCCAACTCTGAGTGTGAGGGAGGGCAGAGTCAGTGCAGCTTGCTACGGCGAAGCTGTGCATTTATGCAGGACTGCTGCTTGACACTGAGAGTCCAGGAAGAAGCCCAGTGGGTTCAGTGTGGGCCTTGTGTGAAGTGCCAGCGATGAGGACAGGAGACACAGAGAAGAGAGTTGGCCTGCCGGCTTGTCAGCTGTGACATCCAGGTAGGAAGAAGCGGCACCGTGTCCTCTGGGAAGTCTGTGGTGGGGGCTTTTACTCTGAACCTTGGGCCTCATCCTCTCTGCCTGGGGAGAGTTTGGTATATGAACCATGGTTAGTCGGGGGTCTTGTCTGGCTCCTCCACCCTTAGAAGTCTTCCCTAGTTGCATTGAAGGCCTTCATCTTCCTAACCCCTCTCTCCTTTCTGGAGATATCTAGGgcaatgggattacaggctcatctGTCATATCTTCCATTATTCAATTGctaatgtctccagagcatggaTGGAGCCCACCCTCAGTTACCCTCTTTAAAGGTGGGGAAGGCTATCCAAGAGTCCTGGGAACATGGCGGGTGACATGGACTAGGAAGCAGGAGACACAGTTTAGTCCTGGCTCTGTTATCGGctcactgtgtgactttgggccagTAGCTTTCCATCTCTGAAAAATGATGACTGACTCCTAGTATTCCTGCCCACACCATGCATGGAGGAACATTCATCTCTATTTGTTATTGAGGTGACTTCCATGGCTATTGAATGGAATGAGTCGAGCAGGTGTTCTTTCAGGGGTGCTAGGGAGGCGAGGGGTCCAGAAGTCTGCAGCTCCGGTGGAAGAGGTTAGGCACTAGGGAAGGCAGACTGGAGCTCAGTGTCTGTGACCTGCCGGGGCGCCCACTGCCCGCTCACTTGAGCTGTGACCTTTCCCCAACCTGATTGATTTATCTACTTTCATGCCTGGTCCCCTGAAACCATTTGGGGACGTGGCCTCTGCTAGAAAGTGTGAACTGATAACTGCTTATGGTGTTATTCCTCCCAGAGTGATCTGCACTTATTTACAGTGGTTGAAGGCAGAAAATCTCTGAAGACTAAAGGCATGAccctctaatgatcaatgattaGTGTAACGATCAACGATTAGAGCTTTGCAAACAGTGAGGGAATGGGGGATGTTCCAAGGTCTGGAAAACTAGGCATCAGTCCCTGTGGTTTCAGCTGGCCctgaggggcaggggtgggggcagggcagagtGTGCCTGGGTGTGTCATGGGTGGGGAGGGTGCAGCTTCTGGGCCATAGCGATTTCAATCTTGGGACCACCTCCTTGCACTCGACTGCCTCCCCTGGGGGCCTCCCCATGATGGCTTGTGGGGAGCCTGTCTGTCTAGCTGCCCAGCCCCCATCTTGCAGACTGGCAGCAAAGTGTCTGGCCATTTTCCCATGATGCCCTTGCAACCACCAGCGGCTCTTGCCTACCTTCTGTGAACAGGCTTCTCTTGCCCAGGAGGCCCTGGAACGTGTGTTCCAGCTGATATGCTGGTGGTGGGAGAGAGAAGTGGTAGAGGAGAGAGGCAGCAGAGGTAGGCTGTTTTGGGAACCAGGGAAGGACAAAGGACAGGGCCAGGGCGAGGGccggggccagggctggggcctTGCAAATGGGATCATTTCTCTGTCATCCCGAGAGGCGAGGAAACACCGTGGACTGATTAATTTATTCACTAGTTCATTCGTTgattccctcctccccctcctccattCTCCCTCTGCTCTCCCTTCACAAACGCCTGGTGGTGCTTCTAACAGGCAGAAACTGCTGGGAACTGGAGATACAGAGGCGACAGCAGACCTGATGCCTGCCTGTTGGGGGGCTTCCAGTCTGGGGACACCAGCCAGCTATGTGACCCAGCAAGACAGTGTAGTGCAGTGTGCCAGGAACAGGGTCGCACTAGGCCATGGAGACAAGCTCTGTCTGTGTACGGCAGGCAGTCAGGGAAGGAGAGCTGGTTAGGATGGGGCTAGGAGTCAGGTCAGTGAGGCAGGCCTGAAGGATGCGGTGAGTCGCATTAGGGGACTAGACTTGGTCCTGAGAGCGCTGAGGGAGTGGAGGGTACAGGTtggttacttttctttctttctttttttttgaatggagtctcgctcttgtcgcccagcctggaatgcagtggcgtgatctcggctcactgcaacctctgcctcccgggttcaagcgattctcctgcctcagcctcctgagtagctgggatgacaggcacccgccaccacaccggactaatttttatatttttagtagagacagggtttcaccacgttggccaggctggtctcgaactcctgacctcaggtgatccacctgcctcggcttcccaaaatgctgggattataggcgtgagccaccacacccacctggccagttggtatattttcttttgattttgtttttcgcTTTTCACTGAAAGATTTAAGCAGAGTAGTGGCTTCTtagatttgtactttttttttttttttttttttttttgagacagagtctccctctgtcacccaggctggactcggctcactgcaacccctgcctcctgggttcaagtgattttccagcctcagcttctgaagtagctgggaccacaggcacctgccactacaccgggctaatgtttgcatttttagttgtattttgtatttttagtcgccatgttggccaggctggtctcgaactcctgacctcaagtgatctggctgccttggcctcccaaagtgctgagattacaggcatgagccactgcctggtcCAGATTTGCACTTTTAAGATCATCTGGTGATCTTTAAGCACTCTTATCTCTAgtggttgacttttttttttttttttttttttctaattccaggCTTTAGACGTAAGGTAATTTTGAAACGCTGGTCGAACTAGATCCATCACTGTCTATTCCTATCCCTGCAGCCGCTCCTTAGGACCACCCCTCTTAAGGAAACAACCAGAAAGCCTAGCATGGCCAAACCACACTGGCCCCACCTCTGCACAGCAATGCCAGCCTGGCTTGCCCCTGGCCAGAGCATCTCCCCTCACCCACCTGGTTTGTTTGTGCTGAGGACAACTCAGCCCTCCCTAGGGGGCATGTTGAAGGCAGGTTTGGGCAATActtacctttttttctccttggctGGATCAGAGGTCTTcctgggggaaggagaaggaatgaGGACTACGGACTGCACTGCTTCCCTGGGGGCTTGGTGAGGTGGAAAAGGCTCCAGTTCTTTGAGGGTTGGTGCATTGGTGGGTCTTCAGTAGAATTCTAGTCATCCCCAGTTATCCTCTGTGGCAGTAGGAATGTGCTGGTAGGGGGCAGTGTGGAGTGGCTGGAAGTGCACAGACTTTGGGGTCACTGGCACCTGGTGCCAGCTGGGTGGGCATCCTTGGGAAAAGTGCTTAACCtatctgagccttagtttccccgCTTGTGATAAGGGGGATATTATTGTGgagatttaatcttttttttttttttttttttttttgagagtctcactctgtcgcccaggctggagtgcagtggtgcgatctcggctcactgcaagctccgcctcccaggttcacgccattctcctgcctcagcctcccgagtagccaggactacaggcgcccgccaccacgcccggctaatttttttgtatttttagtagagatggggtttcaccacattagccaggatggtctcgatctcctgacctcatgatcttcccacctcagcctcatagtaggtgctcaagaagtATTTTCTCTGACATTCCCATCCCCCATCCTTCATGAGTTGTTGGATTTGGAAAAGAAGTTTGAAAtgggccgggcgcgttggctcacacctgtaatcccagcactttgggagtctgaggtgggcgaatcacgaggtcaggaattcgagaccagcccggccaacatagtgaaaccccatctctactaaaaatacaaaaaattagccaggcatggtggctgatgcctgtaatctcaactacttgggaggctgaggcaggagaattgcttgaacccgggaggcagaggttgtagtgagctgagattgcgccattgcactccagcccgggtgacagtgtaagactccatctcaaaaaaaaaaagaagtttgaaatGGCTCAGTTCAGAACTCATTTTGTagaagaggaaactaaggccAAAAGTGCTTGGTCACAAGttggttttctctatttttatatgtgtattttttttttattacaaaagcagTCCTTGAATACATCCACTATTTTGAAAAGGTTTGTACAAGTAAAATTTAAagtctctcttccctttctcccccCTCATCTCCACTTCTGTCCTTGAAGTAACCACTGTTTACAGTTTGATATTTATCCTTCTAGAACTTTCCCCATGCATTtgcatatctgtgtgtatgtcgttttttaaaaacaagtaggCTCCTCTTGAATATTGATCTGTAACATGCTTTTTCCCACTTAACCATGTATCTTGGAGATCTTTCCACATCTTTCTATGGGTCTGCCTCATTCTCTTTAATGGCCACAAGGGTTAAGGATACGTGTAATAGATTTTGACCATTCCCTGATTGATGGTGTTTATGTTATTTCCGAATTCTTGCTATTACAAGCATGTTGGCAGTGAATACCCTCAGGGCTCATGTAGTAACAGCATGTCTGCCTGAAAAGCGAGACTCTGGGTCAGAAAGGTAAGCACATTTCCAACTTGCCTGGATATTGCGAACGTGTCCTCCAAATAGACAGTGTAAAAGTGCCAGTTTTTTCACACCAAGCCAACACGGAGCATTACcacttaaaaaatgtaatattgaCAATAAGAGAAAACTGCTCTGTGTGCAGAGTATTTTCTCCTGGTCCCCCAAGGACAGGACTCCTGAGTTGAAAGTGCCTTCAGGGAACACAGGTTTAAGTTAGTAATTTTGTTTCAGCCAAAGAAAATTGACTAGAAAGCTTGGCTTGTGGCTTTGCCCACATCCAGACTGGTCTCTAGCTTCACTGCCACTCCCCAGAGTCATCCAGAGCATGGAAGGCACCACTCAGGGTGCAGAGCCTGTGCCCCCACCCTTCAGGTGCCCGTGCTCCCCATTGTTGGGAACAGCCTTGTTTACACTTGTTGCCTGGCGTAATTACTAACACTCCCCAAAGTGTCCTGGTTGcatgctaatttctttttttgagatggagtctcgctttgtcgcccaggctggagtgtagtggcatgatcttggctcactgcaacctctgcctcccaggttcaagcaattctactgcctcagcctcctgagtagctgggattacaggcacgtgccaccatgtctgtctaatttttgtatttttaatagagatggggtttcaccatgttggtcaggctggtctcaaactcctgaccttaagtgatgtacccacctcggcctgccaaagtgctgggattacagacatgagccactgccccccagcctggatgataaTTCCTATGGACAGTCTGTGCCACCCCATCTCATGAGCGACCCCTACTGGACTGGAGTACCTGACCCCAGTTACTGGGCTTTGACTTAGGGCCTCTGCTTTATGTTGCAGAACCCACTCAGAACCCCTGCTTGCTGGGCTCCATTGTCATTGTCACTCACCTCCCACTCGCTTCCCCATCAGCCCAAAGAACTGGCTTGCCTTGCCCGTCTTCACCTCCTGCAGCTGGAGCTGAATGCTGGGGCCAGCGCCTTCCTGAAGAAGCAGAGAGTTAGTGTTAGAGTTGGGAGGTTGTCCAGCAGAcgggaggccagcctgggcaatggcaatCTCAGGAGTGACAGCTGGTGGTCAGCAGAGACTTGCTGTGCACTGGCACTGGGCACCTCAGCATATTTTACACAGTACTGCACATCTttgtaataatagctaacatttcaCCTACTATGTTCTGAGCACGTTGATCTAGTAACTAATTTAAACCTCACCAAAACACCAGGAAAACAGTACCCTAAGTACTGTTACtgtcattttacacatgaaaacACCGAGACACAGGTTAAAGAATtgttcagctgggcgcagtggctcacacctgtaatcccggcactctgggaggccgagatgggtgggtcgcttgaggtcaggagttcgagaccagcctggccaacatggtgaaaccccgtctctaataaaaatacaaaaattagctgggcatggtggtagacacctgtaatcccagctactcaggaggctgaggcaggagaattgcttgaacctgggaggcagaggctgcagtgagccaagatcctgcccctgcactccagcctaggtgacagagcaagactccatttcaaaaagaaagaattgtccaaggtcacccagctgggaAGTGAGAGGTGGAACCAGAAGTTGAACTCAGGCTCAAAGGCTGGTCTGAAACACTGCAgtcataatctcatttaatcttcacaaccaccATAACTAGTAGAAACTATGATTTCCCCCGGCccctgcattttacagatggagaaactgagatgtaaggaggttaagtgac comes from Homo sapiens chromosome 17, GRCh38.p14 Primary Assembly and encodes:
- the TAC4 gene encoding tachykinin-4 isoform alpha-2 precursor (isoform alpha-2 precursor is encoded by transcript variant alpha-2); this encodes MLPCLALLLLMELSVCTVAGDGGEEQTLSTEAETWEGAGPSIQLQLQEVKTGKASQFFGLMGKRVGGRPLIQPRRKKAYQLEHTFQGLLGKRSLFTEGREDEAQGSE
- the TAC4 gene encoding tachykinin-4 isoform alpha precursor (isoform alpha precursor is encoded by transcript variant alpha); this translates as MLPCLALLLLMELSVCTVAGDGGEEQTLSTEAETWVIVALEEGAGPSIQLQLQEVKTGKASQFFGLMGKRVGGRPLIQPRRKKAYQLEHTFQGLLGKRSLFTEGREDEAQGSE
- the TAC4 gene encoding tachykinin-4 isoform gamma precursor (isoform gamma precursor is encoded by transcript variant gamma) is translated as MLPCLALLLLMELSVCTVAGDGGEEQTLSTEAETWEGAGPSIQLQLQEVKTGKASQFFGLMGKRVGGRPLIQPRRKKGREDEAQGSE
- the TAC4 gene encoding tachykinin-4 isoform delta precursor (isoform delta precursor is encoded by transcript variant delta), which gives rise to MLPCLALLLLMELSVCTVAGDGGEEQTLSTEAETWEGAGPSIQLQLQEVKTGKASQFFGLMGKRVGGREDEAQGSE
- the TAC4 gene encoding tachykinin-4 isoform beta precursor (isoform beta precursor is encoded by transcript variant beta), which gives rise to MLPCLALLLLMELSVCTVAGDGGEEQTLSTEAETWEGAGPSIQLQLQEVKTGKASQFFGLMGKRVGAYQLEHTFQGLLGKRSLFTEGREDEAQGSE